In one Deinococcus psychrotolerans genomic region, the following are encoded:
- a CDS encoding peptidylprolyl isomerase, translated as MKKSALWLSLSLLASCAPMQSVQTQAQWVPLDPQNLLVIDTTKGRMIVEMRPDLAPNAVQRIKLLAREGVYNGLQFHRVIDLFVVQTGNPNNKDGGTSTYPNLEAEFSVRLPDKTPWRQVTQTSDGNAGFLGTMPILTVSAKETQRRNVPNFQAWGAYCPGVAGMGRGEDVNSANSEIFFMRGASSFRLGLQYTAWGNAVIGREVITTVAAGEPPANPDVMQRVQVAADLPEGQRPNVEMMDTQSPAFAQLIAKVKREKGADFSICDVQVPTRLK; from the coding sequence ATGAAGAAATCTGCATTGTGGCTCAGCTTGTCCTTGCTCGCTTCGTGTGCTCCAATGCAATCTGTGCAGACTCAAGCCCAGTGGGTTCCACTCGATCCGCAAAATCTGTTGGTCATTGACACCACCAAAGGGCGCATGATTGTCGAGATGCGCCCTGATTTAGCGCCCAATGCCGTCCAGCGCATCAAGCTGCTCGCCCGCGAAGGGGTGTACAACGGCTTGCAGTTTCACCGTGTGATCGATCTCTTCGTCGTACAGACAGGCAATCCCAACAACAAAGACGGGGGAACTTCGACCTATCCGAATCTTGAAGCCGAGTTTTCGGTGAGATTGCCAGACAAAACGCCCTGGCGACAGGTCACACAGACCAGCGACGGCAATGCAGGTTTTCTGGGCACCATGCCTATCCTAACCGTTTCGGCCAAGGAAACCCAGCGGCGCAACGTCCCTAACTTCCAAGCCTGGGGCGCTTATTGCCCGGGAGTGGCTGGGATGGGCCGGGGGGAGGACGTGAACAGCGCCAACAGCGAAATTTTCTTCATGCGCGGGGCGTCTTCATTCCGGTTGGGCCTGCAGTATACCGCCTGGGGCAATGCCGTGATAGGACGCGAAGTTATCACTACGGTGGCGGCTGGCGAACCCCCAGCGAATCCTGATGTGATGCAGCGTGTTCAGGTGGCCGCCGACCTGCCCGAAGGCCAGCGCCCCAACGTCGAAATGATGGATACGCAGAGCCCCGCCTTCGCGCAACTTATCGCCAAGGTGAAGCGTGAGAAGGGAGCGGATTTCAGTATCTGCGACGTTCAAGTCCCCACGCGACTGAAATGA
- a CDS encoding ABC transporter substrate-binding protein has protein sequence MSHLSQRSLSVLLLTAFMAASTNGAAQSQGAPVRGGTLTVAQQADIVGLDPATLSAASSSVVVDQIYDSLTTITPDGQPAPAIAQSWKISADGKTYTFTLRPGVKFSDGRALTSRDVVYSIKRVLDPKLASPRRGDLLNITSIEAPSPNQVVIKLKASFAPFLIKMADQTMGVMPSGYAEGKDLNKVPLGSGPFKFVRWVPGDSVTLERNPYYWEKNQPYVDQLVFKAVKDDVSRIINLQSGLTDIAMSVPFNQIDSLKTNSSVKLVGGSSSNYDEMSLNNKVKPFSDVRVRQAISYAIDRDSIVKTALFGHGTPLNCGSVPSFSWAHATCKVQVTNLDKAKQLMIAAGYKDGFSMTIKVGADYKSQVNIAQAIQAQLQPLNIKVQVVPMEWGLFLNDFINKNFDAVLLGWVGSTDPDDFFYNQFHTGEKFNVQSFSNKQVDTLLEAGRRTTDQAKRKVIYQQVQQLISEQVGYVFIDANQQYELVRPAVQGYEHYANGSLESLKDVWIKK, from the coding sequence ATGTCTCATTTGTCTCAGCGTTCGTTATCGGTTCTTCTCCTCACGGCCTTCATGGCAGCCAGCACGAACGGCGCTGCCCAGTCTCAAGGTGCGCCTGTGCGCGGCGGCACACTCACGGTCGCGCAGCAGGCCGATATCGTGGGGCTGGATCCGGCAACCCTTTCGGCAGCTTCGTCGTCGGTTGTGGTGGATCAGATCTACGATTCGCTGACGACGATCACCCCGGACGGTCAGCCTGCGCCCGCAATCGCCCAGAGCTGGAAAATCAGCGCCGATGGCAAGACTTACACCTTTACCCTGCGCCCTGGCGTCAAGTTCTCGGATGGCCGCGCCCTGACCAGCCGGGACGTGGTGTACTCGATCAAGCGTGTCCTTGATCCCAAACTGGCTTCTCCTCGGCGCGGCGACCTGCTGAATATCACCAGCATCGAAGCGCCCAGCCCCAATCAGGTGGTGATCAAGCTCAAGGCTTCTTTTGCGCCGTTCTTGATCAAGATGGCCGACCAGACCATGGGCGTCATGCCGAGCGGCTACGCCGAGGGCAAGGATCTCAACAAAGTGCCGCTCGGCTCCGGCCCATTCAAGTTCGTGCGCTGGGTGCCCGGCGACTCGGTCACGCTGGAACGCAACCCCTACTACTGGGAAAAGAATCAGCCTTACGTCGATCAGTTGGTCTTCAAGGCCGTCAAAGACGACGTCAGCCGGATCATCAATCTCCAAAGCGGGCTGACCGATATCGCCATGAGCGTGCCATTTAACCAGATCGACAGCCTCAAGACCAATTCCAGCGTCAAGCTGGTCGGCGGCTCCAGCAGCAACTACGATGAGATGAGCCTCAACAACAAGGTAAAACCGTTCAGCGATGTGCGGGTGCGTCAGGCGATCTCCTACGCCATCGACCGCGACTCGATCGTCAAGACGGCGCTGTTCGGCCACGGCACGCCGCTCAATTGCGGTTCGGTGCCCTCTTTCAGCTGGGCCCATGCCACTTGCAAAGTGCAGGTCACCAATCTGGACAAGGCCAAACAGTTGATGATCGCGGCTGGCTACAAAGACGGATTCTCGATGACCATCAAGGTCGGGGCCGATTACAAATCGCAGGTGAACATTGCCCAAGCGATTCAGGCCCAACTTCAACCGCTGAACATCAAAGTGCAGGTTGTACCGATGGAGTGGGGGCTGTTCCTCAACGACTTCATCAATAAAAACTTCGATGCGGTCTTGCTCGGCTGGGTGGGCAGCACCGATCCTGACGACTTCTTCTACAATCAGTTTCATACCGGCGAAAAATTCAATGTGCAGAGCTTTTCCAACAAGCAGGTCGACACGCTCCTCGAAGCAGGTCGGCGCACCACAGATCAGGCCAAGCGCAAGGTTATTTATCAGCAAGTTCAGCAGCTGATCTCCGAGCAGGTCGGGTACGTCTTTATCGACGCCAATCAGCAGTATGAGCTGGTGCGCCCTGCTGTTCAGGGGTATGAACATTATGCCAACGGCTCGCTGGAAAGCTTGAAAGACGTGTGGATTAAGAAATAA
- a CDS encoding prolyl oligopeptidase family serine peptidase, with translation MTTPTDGNRRFPETRRGDHVELYQRLGGQEAALPDPYRWLEDAESPETRKWVKAQNEHAAAYLSAQPLWDIYRARLTELWNFPKSGVPWHRGASYFRTFNPGLLNQPRLEVAAGPHGPWRGLLDPNLLSEDGTVSLTAASVSRDGRWLAYSTQSGGSDWLTWQVRDVATGENGPDLIEWSKFSDATWHPDGSGFYYAAYDAPQPGEALTGTNRDQRLMFHRLGTVQADDQVVLSRSDQPDWGFRQIDITDDGRFLVVEVWLGTSRKNQLWVQELGSAQPFMELVGEFRAGYHLIGSEGDELLLLTDEDAPLNRVLRWNISTGERRDVLAQGAHQLDSVSLVKDGLLAVTLHDASHRLHLYSRSGERRGEIALPGLGTLQDLHTQSGDSEVFFGFDSFLAPLTPYRLQLPNTTPEVLGDTLSAQDTGASQDTGAYEVTQTFIQSSDGTRVPYFLIAARTLTRDGTNPTLLYGYGGFGVSVLPSFNPGMLAWLERGGVFAVANLRGGGEYGTAWHQGGMLESKQNVFDDFIAVAKHLISTGVTSAAHLGIQGVSNGGLLVGAAMTQRPELFAAAVPQVGVMDMLRYHLFTVGWSWASDYGRSDDPQMFDVLRAYSPLHNLREGTRYPATLITTGDHDDRVVPAHSYKFAAELQRCQASEAPTLIRIQTRAGHGAGKPTALLIEEAADLFTFLEVELKGTDAPRA, from the coding sequence ATGACTACTCCAACAGACGGCAATCGGCGCTTTCCTGAAACCCGGCGCGGCGACCATGTGGAGCTTTACCAACGCTTGGGCGGACAGGAGGCCGCCCTTCCTGACCCCTACCGCTGGCTCGAAGACGCCGAGTCGCCTGAGACACGGAAATGGGTCAAGGCCCAAAATGAGCACGCGGCGGCCTACCTAAGCGCCCAGCCCCTCTGGGATATTTACCGCGCACGCCTGACTGAACTGTGGAACTTTCCCAAGAGTGGAGTGCCCTGGCACCGGGGCGCTTCCTATTTCCGCACGTTCAATCCGGGACTCCTGAATCAGCCGCGCCTGGAAGTCGCCGCTGGCCCGCACGGCCCTTGGCGAGGGCTGCTCGACCCCAATTTGCTGAGCGAGGACGGCACGGTTTCGCTGACAGCGGCCTCGGTCAGCCGCGATGGACGCTGGCTGGCTTACAGCACCCAGAGTGGCGGCAGCGACTGGCTGACCTGGCAAGTCCGCGACGTGGCAACCGGTGAAAACGGCCCCGATCTGATCGAGTGGAGTAAATTCAGTGACGCGACGTGGCATCCGGATGGCAGCGGTTTTTACTACGCCGCCTATGACGCGCCGCAGCCCGGTGAAGCGCTGACCGGCACCAACCGCGACCAGCGACTGATGTTTCACCGTCTCGGCACGGTCCAAGCCGACGACCAGGTGGTGCTCAGCCGTTCCGATCAACCGGACTGGGGTTTCCGGCAAATAGACATCACCGACGATGGCCGCTTTCTGGTCGTCGAGGTCTGGCTGGGCACCAGCCGCAAGAACCAACTGTGGGTGCAGGAGCTGGGCAGCGCTCAGCCCTTCATGGAGCTCGTCGGTGAATTCCGTGCCGGATACCATCTCATCGGCAGTGAAGGCGACGAACTGCTGCTGCTGACCGATGAGGACGCGCCGCTCAACCGGGTGCTGCGCTGGAACATCTCGACCGGCGAGCGGCGCGACGTTCTGGCGCAGGGCGCTCATCAGCTCGATTCCGTGTCGCTGGTCAAGGACGGCCTCCTTGCCGTCACGCTGCATGACGCCAGCCACCGCCTTCACCTGTATTCACGCTCAGGTGAGCGGCGCGGTGAGATTGCGCTGCCTGGCCTGGGCACCCTGCAAGACCTACACACCCAGTCGGGTGATTCCGAGGTCTTTTTCGGCTTCGATTCGTTTCTGGCACCCCTGACGCCCTACCGCCTACAGCTGCCGAATACCACTCCTGAAGTTCTGGGGGACACGTTATCTGCTCAAGATACCGGGGCCTCCCAAGACACAGGGGCCTACGAGGTGACCCAGACCTTCATTCAGAGCAGCGACGGCACCCGCGTACCGTATTTCCTGATCGCGGCCCGTACCCTGACCCGGGACGGCACCAACCCAACTTTGCTGTACGGCTACGGGGGCTTCGGCGTCAGTGTGCTCCCGAGCTTTAATCCGGGGATGCTCGCGTGGCTCGAGCGCGGCGGGGTGTTCGCCGTCGCCAACCTGCGGGGCGGCGGCGAGTACGGCACCGCGTGGCACCAGGGCGGCATGCTGGAAAGCAAGCAAAACGTGTTCGATGATTTTATAGCCGTGGCAAAGCACCTGATCTCCACAGGCGTCACCAGCGCCGCGCACCTGGGCATTCAGGGAGTCAGCAACGGCGGCCTGCTCGTCGGCGCGGCGATGACGCAGCGTCCCGAACTCTTCGCGGCAGCGGTGCCGCAAGTCGGCGTGATGGATATGCTGCGCTATCACCTCTTCACGGTCGGGTGGAGCTGGGCTAGCGATTACGGACGCAGCGACGATCCCCAGATGTTTGATGTTCTGCGGGCCTACTCGCCGCTGCACAATTTGCGGGAAGGAACGCGCTATCCCGCCACGCTGATCACCACTGGCGACCACGACGACCGCGTGGTGCCGGCACATTCCTACAAGTTTGCAGCCGAGTTGCAGCGCTGCCAAGCGTCCGAGGCTCCTACCCTGATCCGGATTCAGACCCGGGCCGGACACGGTGCCGGTAAACCGACCGCCCTGCTGATCGAGGAAGCTGCCGATCTGTTCACCTTCCTGGAAGTTGAGCTTAAAGGGACAGACGCTCCACGGGCGTGA
- a CDS encoding acetamidase/formamidase family protein — translation MSPSVPSRKHLLGTDSFHTVWSRDLAPALRVAPGDTITFQTLDASYGAVARQVAAGSLDCPEALRETVLQSVYPEQPATAGVRGHPLTGPVFIEGALPGDTVQIELLGIEVAAWGWNACRPGGIGLLDDEVPEAHTQFWDLSDGHSADFLGLARIPLAPFPGIVGVAPAEAGLHRTAPPRQVGGNMDIRQLTVGSTLYLPVEVEGALLSLGDVHAAQGDGEVSSTGIETDARVTLRVQVLKDRPIRTPHLRTGPEPTDLWSAGAYMTTGHAPDLREAARTALRELVVHLQREYSLTYVQAYVLCSACADLRISQIVDAPHFTVSALFPERIFGR, via the coding sequence ATGAGCCCGTCTGTTCCTAGCCGTAAACACCTCCTCGGCACCGACTCTTTTCACACGGTCTGGTCACGTGACCTCGCCCCAGCGCTGCGGGTGGCTCCGGGTGACACGATCACTTTTCAGACGCTCGACGCTTCCTACGGCGCAGTGGCGCGTCAGGTCGCCGCCGGTTCCCTAGACTGTCCCGAGGCGCTGCGCGAAACCGTCCTGCAAAGCGTTTATCCTGAACAGCCGGCCACCGCCGGTGTGCGCGGACACCCCCTCACCGGCCCAGTGTTCATTGAAGGTGCGCTGCCCGGAGATACTGTACAGATCGAACTTCTGGGTATTGAGGTGGCGGCCTGGGGCTGGAACGCCTGCCGTCCAGGGGGAATCGGGCTGCTCGACGACGAGGTGCCGGAGGCGCACACCCAGTTCTGGGATCTGAGCGACGGACACTCCGCCGACTTTCTGGGCCTGGCCCGGATTCCTCTGGCTCCCTTTCCCGGCATTGTCGGCGTGGCTCCAGCGGAAGCTGGACTGCACCGCACCGCGCCGCCGCGCCAGGTGGGCGGCAATATGGATATCCGGCAGCTCACCGTGGGCAGCACGCTGTATTTGCCCGTCGAAGTGGAGGGAGCGCTGCTGAGCCTTGGGGACGTGCACGCGGCCCAGGGCGACGGCGAGGTGTCGAGCACCGGCATCGAGACCGACGCCCGCGTCACCCTGCGTGTACAGGTGCTCAAAGACAGGCCCATCCGCACGCCTCACCTGCGCACGGGGCCGGAGCCGACAGACTTATGGAGCGCCGGAGCCTACATGACCACCGGGCACGCTCCCGATCTACGCGAGGCGGCCCGCACGGCGCTGCGAGAATTGGTGGTGCACCTGCAGCGCGAGTACAGCCTGACTTATGTGCAGGCCTACGTGCTGTGCAGCGCCTGTGCCGACCTGAGGATCAGTCAAATCGTTGACGCACCTCATTTCACGGTGAGCGCCCTCTTCCCTGAGCGTATCTTTGGGCGCTAA
- a CDS encoding MurR/RpiR family transcriptional regulator, whose protein sequence is MQTAQKTEQTATRALSTRQDVIGHIQDTLAQLPPAQQRAAHFVMNALSQVPFMTTTALAEAAQTSQATVTRLVLSLGFRSYLEFSETVSRVVLSELGEAAPPDRFEQSRFHPDPTSLLHQEAQHILQLAALVEGQTFQRVVQKLVGAREVIVVGMGASACIASHTALYLSRLRPGVRSVTTLDIGQAIETLNAGPDVWALVFTVPRITVDLERYLILLRRCQVPVVLVAEQPANPLIPFASELLVVPVSRSPTTSVPAAMLVLGTLLVDAVAQAQPERTTAQLATFEQLLVRELPQVLPETMPLPQFASTAASPLEENS, encoded by the coding sequence ATGCAGACGGCACAAAAGACTGAGCAGACCGCAACCAGAGCACTCTCGACCCGCCAAGACGTGATTGGGCACATTCAGGACACCTTGGCGCAGTTGCCACCGGCCCAGCAGCGGGCGGCGCATTTTGTGATGAACGCCCTTTCGCAGGTGCCGTTCATGACGACCACGGCGCTCGCGGAGGCGGCGCAGACCAGTCAGGCAACCGTGACCCGGCTGGTGCTGTCACTCGGCTTTCGCAGCTATCTGGAATTTTCTGAGACGGTTAGCCGGGTGGTGCTCAGTGAACTGGGAGAAGCCGCGCCACCCGACCGCTTCGAACAGTCACGCTTCCATCCCGATCCGACGTCCCTCCTTCATCAGGAAGCGCAGCATATCTTGCAACTCGCCGCACTGGTGGAGGGTCAAACCTTTCAGCGCGTGGTGCAAAAGCTTGTGGGCGCACGCGAGGTGATTGTGGTCGGCATGGGCGCTTCGGCCTGTATCGCGTCCCACACGGCCCTCTACCTCTCCCGCCTGCGCCCCGGCGTGCGCTCGGTCACGACCCTGGATATCGGGCAGGCCATAGAAACGCTGAACGCTGGCCCAGACGTTTGGGCGTTGGTTTTTACAGTACCGCGCATCACCGTTGATCTGGAGCGCTACCTGATTCTCCTAAGGCGCTGCCAGGTGCCGGTGGTGCTGGTCGCCGAGCAGCCGGCCAACCCACTCATCCCCTTCGCCAGCGAACTGCTGGTTGTGCCGGTTTCGCGCAGTCCCACCACCTCAGTTCCCGCCGCCATGCTGGTGCTGGGCACCCTGCTGGTGGACGCCGTAGCGCAGGCCCAGCCCGAGCGCACCACCGCCCAGCTCGCCACCTTTGAACAACTGCTGGTACGGGAGTTGCCGCAGGTTCTTCCCGAAACGATGCCCTTGCCCCAATTTGCGTCCACGGCGGCCTCACCGCTGGAGGAGAACTCATGA
- a CDS encoding transposase family protein: MEQERLTRTLKMNRKQSRRRTGVHPETFAEMEAVLIEREERKKKSGRPAALSLAEQLLMTLKFWREYRTFAHLGNDWGVHEATVHRTVERVEAALIASPQVQMPKKRVFQEAQIVYSIVAVGASEVPCERPKKVCRPDRLPFCTRQQRRWYSGKKKQHTLKFQLLICTVTQRILGTATSAGAVHELKLFRQSGVRFPHDTAVIGDAGYQGLWLRHRRAITTQKATRASPLCTQQRQENRELAYTRQGMEHVIRRMEVFRVLKGVYRHRRRRFALRVQLIAALCNLTRACQS, from the coding sequence GTGGAGCAAGAACGCCTGACACGCACGCTGAAGATGAACCGCAAGCAGTCCCGTCGACGCACTGGGGTACATCCTGAGACCTTCGCTGAGATGGAGGCTGTCCTGATTGAACGAGAAGAACGGAAGAAGAAATCTGGCCGCCCAGCGGCACTCAGCTTGGCTGAGCAGCTCCTGATGACCCTGAAATTTTGGCGTGAATATCGTACGTTCGCGCACTTGGGCAATGACTGGGGTGTCCATGAGGCCACCGTGCACCGCACGGTGGAACGTGTCGAGGCAGCGCTGATTGCCAGTCCGCAAGTCCAGATGCCCAAAAAGCGCGTGTTTCAAGAAGCGCAGATCGTCTACAGCATTGTCGCAGTCGGTGCCTCCGAAGTACCGTGTGAACGACCTAAAAAAGTGTGCAGGCCCGATAGGTTGCCGTTCTGCACAAGACAGCAGCGGCGCTGGTACAGTGGCAAGAAAAAGCAGCACACACTGAAGTTCCAACTGCTCATCTGTACCGTGACGCAGCGGATCCTCGGCACAGCGACAAGCGCTGGAGCGGTTCATGAGCTGAAGCTATTCCGGCAGTCCGGCGTGCGCTTCCCCCACGACACGGCCGTGATCGGGGATGCCGGTTATCAAGGCCTGTGGCTTCGCCACAGGCGCGCCATCACCACTCAAAAGGCAACGCGGGCGTCGCCTCTCTGTACTCAACAGCGTCAGGAGAATCGGGAACTGGCCTATACCCGCCAAGGGATGGAGCACGTGATTCGTCGCATGGAAGTCTTTCGCGTGCTCAAGGGCGTGTATCGCCATCGACGTCGTCGTTTCGCTCTCCGAGTTCAGCTGATCGCAGCCCTCTGCAACCTTACGCGAGCCTGCCAATCATGA